From Camelina sativa cultivar DH55 chromosome 7, Cs, whole genome shotgun sequence, one genomic window encodes:
- the LOC104752221 gene encoding probable transcriptional regulatory protein At2g25830, translating to MASHCSMRALLLRFSNGLSSRSILNSTNHRLLTKTNSFSSLSSISPHTTTSHFTAPRHQSDDQNCRKLQLRKISISTPLCMGRRSSKIAGRKGAQDSKKAKLYCRIGKEVVSAVKKGGPNPVSNTTLATILDKAKELDVPKDIVERNIKRASEKGQEAFIEKIYEVYGYGGVSMVVEVLTDKINRSVAAIRSVVKDYGGKMADSGSVMFKFRRVRVVNIKVTEADKDQLLMIAIDAGAEDVIEPPIYEDDTDEDREERYYKIVTSSENYSTILSKLRDEGVNFEPDNGSELLPLTTVEVDDEAMELNKELMQKLLELDDVDAVYIDQK from the exons ATGGCCTCCCATTGCTCCATGAGAGCACTCCTACTCAGATTCTCCAATGGCCTCTCTTCTAGATCCATTCTCAACTCCACTAACCATCGTCTTCTTACCAAGACCAactctttctcctctctttccTCAATCTCCCCTCACACCACAACTTCGCATTTCACAGCGCCGCGTCATCAATCAGATGACCAGAACTGTCGCAAGCTTCAACTCAGAAAGATTTCGATTTCAACTCCTCTATGTATGGGTCGTCGCTCTTCCAAAATCGCTGGCCGAAAG GGGGCTCAAGATTCAAAGAAGGCGAAGCTATACTGTAGAATTGGCAAGGAGGTTGTATCTGC TGTCAAGAAAGGGGGTCCAAACCCAGTTTCAAATACCACTCTAGCTACTATACTTGACAAAGCTAAGGAACTGGATGTACCGAAGGACATTGTGGAGCGTAATATTAAAAGGGCTTCTGAGAAAGGGCAAGAAGCTTTTATAGAGAAGATATACGAG GTATATGGCTATGGTGGAGTTAGTATGGTAGTCGAGGTCTTAACAGACAAAATTAATCGATCAGTGGCAGCTATAAGATCGGTTGTTAAGGATTATGGGGGGAAAATGGCTGATTCAGGATCTGTCATGTTCAAGTTTAGACGAGTTAGGGTAGTGAATATTAAGGTCACTGAAGCTGACAAAGATCAGCTCCTTATGATTGCTATAGATGCTGGAGCAGAGGATGTTATTGAGCCCCCAATTTATGAAGATGATACTGATGAAGATAGGGAAGAAAG GTACTACAAAATTGTAACTTCATCTGAGAACTACTCAACGATACTATCAAAGCTACGTGATGAAGGAGTGAACTTCGAGCCTGACAATGGCTCTGAACTGCTTCCTCTGACAACAGTTGAG GTCGATGATGAGGCCATGGAATTGAACAAAGAGCTTATGCAGAAACTACTAGAACTTGATGACGTTGATGCTGTTTATAtcgaccaaaaataa